A single Venturia canescens isolate UGA chromosome 1, ASM1945775v1, whole genome shotgun sequence DNA region contains:
- the Elys gene encoding protein ELYS isoform X1 has protein sequence MKELEDSKCEVRKTLDLQFSISDRLNASLEEQGGSPLGSPGSNPRTKPLGNFFADGTYAWLSCGPRLVVINVKTGVSISSWTFREKVSCVSAFPAEPGKIPLLLVGLDNRASRVRESYGLICIFDCATSQVLRAIRMPAGVEQACIVSGGAEWEDFDDKKIDNLLGDSNGIVCVALRNLNHLIIDLRRTSWDYPQVTSFVDESRPANLDFTHRGETKSTSHKYSREKHAAFNLMNSRLEQYIGFSREEFETSTMYEESLTSSLICSRKIGCLVSGCLGRIIIWQTDGDLKWISSALDESLSITHLALLEPTDDPRPFCYLWSAHQEETSRAAPILRMYAMLFERKYTDKGANSYFNLEGDPSVKFELELDEKDRITSLCPVMRDSNSEHTESTFRRGGEDSILLVSMETRTILFDLNQWYKEQMPHTISECNNPNAILANYRTRPDLHCTTDETIVGCAYVPETLKEFPSNGPAPAEELFFPNSLALEWIDLSTSQLTFWATRGLQCELLREMSMSGPVALIEPTETFNRCVAAGLVSTNTEFSSNSDKDFQRETLLSLCLEQRWTQYLLKCAREWSDGSASYLFPAFLRWGMQRASSIKLAVDRLSIPLYDQSGTSIGEAEVKQLRYYSQQLECITNVVTNLEIDDIDLTKERRALRRVSTYLQVLLWFYDVGLLPETQEIEDESTLPISFSLRIPFPYERLATIYREKRKEFARESTKNVAKDEEDMFIDELVTRECTVLKYQWEREGDEFSVGGYYPPSSLQSLLRSYLTDCQNHSDVSEMENKHQITIYLLMDLAMLLQNSCPSVNQLIKYPSAFKLSPSLIKLTQAFWLLDHEDYHGFLDMMTGQLVSDSDVKEWHHKLVMRTLIRNNQNKLALIYLRVRKPPLSSLDDQSTMISLSVGHGLVQSAFHRRPPSHYAQLLTSFYRACKKYDRLHDILHLVLDPEEEEVFVKFLEDEKTEDTRLLYYLQRCRYAEASNVFPVGSGLLARSNYQRNNERSVPLTIFNAYNATLPDITRKFSAHLSSKGSNVESASRYPRPMSHCKNRLKTRDMHEVVVKKARETFLRRDRSRIPFVSAPCVYISAQSTNVDTNSVLFVEPLKKFGGKRSLDEMRGEDGQAVDRNDIRKRRKIEDSTEKIQITSEVGSTMVFDTPLVKRKNQAACSRSTPMETPHSILKIRQLIRDSTSPCPTDGSSKDFIEQKLHERERKPRQIRFSLGQQRVSTDNNDHDEITNSDESESNLVKGDYFEAEEEEEEEHEEAYDSPNTSGKSYYDPTLLSPSTDLSMNVSGPRARPSLRKNNESTLSDFSKRILKKGSNDSMRIASEKSFNLHDTSANDSISSSMIKDRIALSETIYTESILSSDTSFECSLSTRWASLPTNKANQFSYPEKSDKNSPEASTLPMCSTAKSQRFQNFDESISKTSLTAQTNVFDELTNDSDKNSEVLTEVDGFGLDRESTNQSPLKKPIWQIENVEVPTLQSGTETASMVHRENSVKEMEQQKETSVSEDRNVVRSNDLPDESLQSRVRENEEIKVNLEVEEVHTEDGGKKELEENEIDEGVAKSTDDYEDEPLALRYEEETGDDNDDGNEEEEENDEVFQSLSNSPEIVSVGSKSSSEKSIVTIDREDEVFKKFSNPLHNNGFYDVRRISSEETNITDDESSRSADGSVLIMGSTNAKTDLDETASVEILDTVMNEASNITNDDSTSSFDSAIFTVPSHKPSQILSTGSSSLYEGENKIISDDTASEDSAIFSAQRLPTSMGSQQALDAMKESENPSSDNEAREKTEESPKLEKTEGKMRISARATSAKDPIGEGAVTPKKSMSPPVVKTEVSTPLRMTRSRRASSVVQEQSPMIESPVTRSITAGRTRRASSLAKDLFSSIVENTTATPSKPESKSTRLRRSISLAKELTPVQTRIIKEIPDQEETTEATPIGRRTRRATSMQKEVSLPVKPKLKRSSSKVSLSEESTDEPKEDRKITRAKKTAAPSKDEETVPKRLTRASSLVKDTGDQSDDLTTAATVTKRSTRKRGSSVPKETVSVTTTKTSLPRSRRGGSITREPVLEEPSEEEEKPKKRRGTSRSKEATDLEGATSWNPASGSIRNRLSSITSIPEEVKNEEDNESDEEIFTSRGKSREDKTKNTRLRRAASMDSSVAGVKRRTRTTSVQSSIIDEPIEEEITEFEDIPQSKNKLATKAPGRRKRAASVTTSRESVDESELEKLPPRRTRKSSLKSNDSETFRFSPPGKARHRRDDHDDEKGDTEVPNYVFSPPHTRSKYIVPPPCRNISRDSISITGKESRESCDRRIC, from the exons ATGAAGGAACTTGAAGATTCAAAATGCGAG GTTCGCAAAACACTAGATCTACAGTTTTCAATTTCGGACCGCTTGAACGCTTCTCTAGAGGAACAAGGCGGATCTCCATTGGGATCACCAGGTTCTAACCCTCGTACAAAACCTCTAGGCAATTTTTTTGCAGATGGTACTTACGCTTGGCTCAGTTGTGGCCCTAGACTTGTTGTGATAAATGTAAAAACAGGTGTAAGTATCAGTTCTTGGACATTCCGAGAAAAAGTATCGTGCGTATCTGCGTTTCCTGCTGAACCTGGGAAAATACCACTACTTCTTGTTGGGTTGGACAATAGAGCAAGTAGAGTGCGAGAGTCCTATGGACTTATTTGCATCTTCGATTGTGCAACATCACAGGTTCTTAGAGCAATTAGG ATGCCAGCTGGCGTTGAACAGGCATGCATTGTTTCTGGTGGTGCAGAATGGGAGGATTTCGACGACAAGAAAATTGACAACTTACTGGGTGACAGTAACGGAATAGTTTGCGTTGCCCTGCGTAATCTCAATCATTTGATCATTGATTTGAGACGAACATCTTGGGACTATCCACAAGTAACATCTTTCGTTGATGAGTCGCGTCCGGCAAATTTGGACTTTACCCATCGTGGTGAAACGAAATCGACGAGTCACAAGTACAGTAGAGAGAAACATGCAGCGTTTAATCTCATGAATAGTC gTCTCGAACAGTACATAGGGTTTAGTCGTGAGGAATTCGAGACATCGACAATGTACGAAGAATCGTTGACCTCGTCGTTGATATGTTCGCGGAAAATCGGTTGCTTGGTATCCGGATGCTTGGGTAGAATAATAATATGGCAAACCGACGGTGATTTAAAATGGATAAGTAGTGCCTTGGATGAAAGTTTGTCGATAACGCATTTGGCGCTCCTCGAGCCCACGGACGACCCACGACCATTTTGTTATCTATGGTCGGCACACCAGGAAGAAACCAGCCGTGCGGCACCGATTTTGAGAATGTACGCAATGCTATTCGAGCGTAAATACACGGACAAGGGTGcaaattcgtatttcaatCTCGAGGGAGATCCCAGTGTGAAATTTGAGCTCGAGCTGGATGAAAAAGACAGAATAACGAGCTTGTGTCCGGTGATGCGAGACAGTAATTCTGAACATACAGAATCCACGTTTCGACGAGGGGGGGAGGACAGTATTCTGTTGGTGAGCATGGAAACACGTACAATTTTGTTCGACTTGAATCAATGGTACAAGGAACAAATGCCACATACGATAAGCGAGTGTAATAATCCGAACGCCATTCTCGCTAACTATCGTACGAGGCCGGATCTTCATTGTACGACGGACGAGACGATTGTTGGTTGTGCCTACGTGCCCGAAACGTTAAAGGAATTTCCGAGCAACGGTCCAGCGCCGGCGGAGGAACTCTTCTTCCCGAATTCATTGGCTCTCGAATGGATAGATTTGAGCACGTCACAATTGACATTCTGGGCGACGAGAGGCTTGCAGTGTGAATTATTGCGAGAAATGTCAATGTCAGGACCCGTGGCATTGATTGAACCAACGGAAACTTTCAATCGTTGTGTCGCAGCTGGTCTTGTATCAACGAATACCGAATTTTCGTCAAATAGTGATAAAGACTTTCAACGGGAGACTCTCCTCTCGCTCTGTCTCGAGCAACGTTGGACCCAATATTTGCTCAAATGTGCGAGAGAATGGTCAGACGGCAGTGCCTCGTATCTCTTTCCGGCATTTTTACGGTGGGGCATGCAACGAGCGTCTTCGATTAAATTGGCAGTCGATCGTTTGTCCATACCGCTCTACGATCAATCGGGAACTAGCATCGGCGAGGCTGAGGTCAAACAATTgagatattattcacaacaattGGAGTGCATTACGAACGTTGTGACAAATCTTGAGATCGATGATATCGATTTGACGAAAGAGAGACGCGCTCTCCGTCGCGTATCAACTTATCTTCAAGTTTTGCTGTGGTTCTACGACGTCGGTCTCTTGCCAGAAACCCAAGAGATCGAGGATGAAAGTACCCTGCCCATATCGTTTTCACTTAGAATACCCTTTCCTTACGAAAGACTCGCTACTATATATCGCGAGAAGCGTAAAGAATTTGCGAGGGAGAGCACAAAAAACGTGGCAAAAGACGAGGAAGACATGTTTATCGACGAACTCGTGACACGCGAATGTACCGTATTGAAATATCAATGGGAGCGCGAAGGCGATGAATTCAGCGTCGGTGGTTACTATCCGCCCTCGTCGTTACAATCACTTTTACGCAGTTATCTTACGGATTGTCAAAATCATTCGGACGTCAGTGAGATGGAAAACAAGCATCAAATAACGATATATCTTCTGATGGATTTGGCAATGCTGTTGCAAAACTCGTGCCCAAGCGTCAATCAATTAATCAAATATCCATCCGCTTTTAAACTGTCACCGAGTCTGATCAAACTTACCCAAGCGTTTTGGCTCCTCGATCACGAAGATTATCACGGATTTTTAGATATGATGACGGGTCAACTTGTCTCGGATTCGGACGTCAAAGAGTGGCATCACAAGCTTGTAATGCGTACTCTCATTCGCAACAATCAAAACAAACTGGCGCTTATTTATCTAAGAGTTAGAAAACCACCGTTGTCTTCTCTCGATGATCAATCAACCATGATAAGTCTCTCGGTCGGACACGGTCTCGTACAATCGGCGTTCCATCGACGACCACCCTCGCACTACGCTCAACTTCTTACCAGCTTTTATCGTGCTTGCAAAAAATACGATCGTTTGCACGATATACTCCACTTGGTGCTCGATCCCGAGGAAGAAGAAGTCTTCGTCAAGTTTCTTGAGGACGAAAAAACCGAAGACACACGTTTGTTGTATTATCTACAACGTTGTCGTTACGCCGAAGCCAGTAACGTTTTTCCCGTTGGATCGGGCCTCTTGGCAAGAAGTAATTATCAAAGAAACAATGAACGATCAGTACCGCTCACGATATTCAATGCTTACAACGCTACGCTCCCGGATATAACGAGAAAATTTTCAGCTCACCTTTCCTCCAAAGGTTCCAACGTCGAATCTGCTTCGAGGTATCCCAGACCAATGTCCCATTGCAAAAATCGCCTAAAAACCCGTGACATGCATGAGGTCGTTGTAAAAAAAGCTCGTGAAACTTTTTTGCGCCGAGATCGATCGCGCATACCATTCGTCAGTGCGCCTTGTGTCTACATCAGCGCACAGTCAACCAACGTTGACACTAATTCCGTTCTCTTTGTCGAACCTCTCAAAAAATTCGGTGGAAAACGTTCTCTGGACGAAATGCGTGGTGAGGATGGTCAAGCTGTCGATCGAAACGATATCAGGAAACGTCGAAAAATCGAAGATTCCACAGAAAAAATCCAGATAACAAGCGAAGTCGGTTCGACTATGGTTTTCGACACACCTCTGGTTAAACGGAAAAATCAGGCCGCGTGCTCGAGAAGTACACCGATGGAGACGCCTCATTcgatattgaaaattcgacaATTAATACGCGACTCCACGTCGCCCTGCCCAACTGACGGATCTTCCAAAGATTTTATCGAGCAAAAGCTCCacgagagagaacgaaaaccCCGCCAGATCAGATTCAGCCTTGGTCAACAACGGGTCAGCACTGATAATAACGATCACGATGAAATTACGAACAGCGACGAGAGCGAATCGAACCTTGTCAAAGGTGATTATTTCGAGgcagaggaggaggaggaggaagaacaCGAAGAAGCTTATGACAGTCCGAATACCAGTGGAAAATCGTATTATGATCCTACACTTCTGAGCCCTTCAACCGACCTTTCTATGAACGTCTCAGGGCCCCGAGCGAGACCCAGTCTtcggaaaaataacgaatcaaCTTTGAGTGATTTTTCGAAGCGAATCCTCAAGAAAGGATCGAACGATTCTATGAGAATAGCGagtgaaaaatcattcaatctGCATGACACGTCGGCAAACGATTCGATTTCTTCGAGTATGATAAAGGATCGTATTGCTCTCTCAGAAACTATTTATACGGAATCTATTCTCTCGTCGGACACTAGCTTCGAATGTTCGTTATCAACAAGGTGGGCATCACTGCCAACCAACAAGGCAAATCAATTCTCGTATCCTGAAAAATCGGATAAAAACAGCCCCGAGGCATCAACTTTACCGATGTGCAGCACGGCGAAAAGTCAACGTTTTCAGAATTTTGACGAGTCCATTTCGAAAACGAGCCTGACTGCCCAAACTAACGTTTTTGATGAGCTCACAAACGACTCTGATAAGAATTCTGAAGTTCTCACTGAAGTCGATGGCTTTGGTCTCGATCGAGAATCCACTAATCAATCGCCATTGAAAAAGCCGATATGGCAAATAGAGAATGTCGAAGTCCCCACGCTCCAAAGTGGCACAGAAACGGCTTCGATGGTCCACCGGGAAAACTCGGTGAAGGAGATGGAACAGCAAAAAGAAACGAGTGTCAGCGAGGATAGAAACGTAGTAAGAAGCAATGATCTTCCCGACGAATCTCTTCAGTCCCGGGTTCGAGAAAACGAGGAAATTAAGGTGAATCTTGAAGTAGAGGAGGTACACACCGAAGATGGTGGAAAGAAAGAGCTCGAAGAGAATGAAATTGATGAAGGAGTCGCCAAATCGACGGATGATTACGAGGATGAACCGTTGGCTCTTAGATACGAGGAAGAGACCGGCGACGACAATGACGACGGAaacgaggaagaggaagagaacgACGAAGTATTTCAGAGTTTATCAAACAGTCCGGAAATTGTTTCTGTCGGATCAAAATCGTCatcggaaaaatcgatcgttacGATTGATCGAGAAGATGAagtattcaaaaaattctctaATCCGTTGCACAACAATGGTTTTTATGATGTGCGGAGGATTTCGAGTGAAGAAACAAACATAACGGACGATGAGTCATCGAGAAGCGCGGATGGCTCGGTGTTGATAATGGGGTCGACAAACGCGAAAACTGACCTCGATGAAACGGCGTCCGTCGAAATTTTGGATACCGTCATGAACGAAGCTTCGAACATTACCAACGACGACTCGACGAGTAGCTTTGATTCTGCCATTTTCACCGTACCGAGTCACAAACCGagtcaaattttatcaacaggAAGCAGCTCTTTGTACGagggtgaaaataaaataatctccGACGACACCGCCAGCGAAGATTCCGCGATATTTTCCGCCCAACGGCTCCCTACCTCGATGGGATCTCAACAAGCTTTGGATGCGATGAAGGAGAGCGAAAATCCGTCGTCCGATAACGAAGCTCGCGAGAAAACCGAGGAATCGccgaaattggaaaaaacagaaggaaaaatgagaatttcagCTCGTGCTACGAGCGCAAAAGATCCGATCGGCGAAGGAGCCGTGACGCCCAAAAAGTCCATGAGCCCTCCTGTTGTGAAAACAGAAGTTTCGACTCCGTTACGAATGACTCGATCGCGACGAGCTTCCTCGGTGGTTCAAGAGCAATCACCGATGATCGAATCTCCTGTCACGAGATCGATCACCGCTGGAAGAACGCGTCGCGCTAGTTCTCTAGCGAAAGATTTGTTTTCGTCTATCGTCGAGAATACGACTGCAACACCGAGCAAACCAGAATCCAAATCCACGAGACTTCGAAGGTCAATTTCTCTTGCGAAAGAACTGACCCCCGTGCAGACTCGTATAATAAAGGAAATTCCGGACCAAGAAGAGACGACGGAAGCAACGCCGATTGGGCGTCGAACGAGACGGGCCACGTCCATGCAAAAAGAAGTTTCCCTCCCAGTCAAGCCGAAACTCAAAAGATCGTCTTCGAAGGTTTCTTTGTCAGAGGAAAGTACCGACGAACCAAAAGAGGACCGGAAAATCACGAGAGCGAAAAAAACAGCTGCTCCGAGCAAGGACGAAGAAACGGTGCCAAAGAGATTAACCAGAGCATCTTCCTTGGTCAAAGATACGGGGGATCAGAGTGATGACCTTACCACGGCGGCAACGGTGACCAAGAGAAGCACAAGAAAACGCGGAAGTTCCGTGCCGAAAGAAACGGTTTCGGTAACTACGACAAAAACGTCTTTACCGCGGTCGAGACGTGGCGGGAGCATCACCAGGGAGCCTGTATTGGAAGAACCcagcgaagaagaagaaaagccGAAAAAACGACGAGGAACCTCCCGATCGAAGGAAGCGACGGATCTCGAAGGGGCGACATCTTGGAATCCGGCATCCGGCAGCATCCGCAATCGTTTGTCTTCGATAACTTCGATACCTGAAGAAGTAAAGAATGAAGAAGACAACGAATCGGACGAAGAAATATTCACTTCGAGAGGAAAATCTAGAgaagataaaacaaaaaatactcGATTGAGGCGAGCAGCTAGCATGGATTCATCCGTGGCTGGCGTCAAGCGACGAACGCGAACTACTTCCGTACAATCTTCGATAATCGATGAACCTATCGAAGAGGAAATTACAGAATTTGAAGATATTCCTCAAAGTAAAAACAAATTAGCGACTAAAGCTCCGGGTCGAAGAAAGCGGGCCGCTTCCGTAACAACTTCGAGGGAAAGCGTGGACGAAAGCGAGTTAGAAAAATTACCGCCAAGGAGGACTAGAAAATCGTCACTAAAAAGCAACGATAGCGAAACTTTCCGGTTCTCACCACCTGGCAAAGCGCGTCATCGACGAGATGATCATGACGATGAAAAAG GGGATACAGAAGTGCCTAATTATGTGTTTTCGCCGCCACATACGAGATCCAAATACATCGTTCCTCCACCTTGTAG GAACATAAGCCGTGATTCAATATCGATAACGGGAAAAGAAAGCAGGGAAAGCTGCGACAGAAGGATTTGCTAA